One region of Theileria equi strain WA chromosome 4 map unlocalized gcontig_1105316255039, whole genome shotgun sequence genomic DNA includes:
- a CDS encoding hypothetical protein (encoded by transcript BEWA_051690A), which yields MNENLGTIQQANTVVFPAKSAEKKVVDRKRLAENLRRSIEAHKNRLAMARKSSKQEPSRSTTESRTTLGNRYIHNVRKFGHDTASEQIHVPTSMKHTQSSLNKIHATATIPYVNPNCKVHGINNNGISSLNEPSPMNIQIVTPNASGNSAGFDNHSVQYCSARVCVNSPSSDTAIGNTASIDDKHVLKNAELSENGTIKDTSSDDLRKLILGSGISEDNILELLRHVVMEILTGKQSVTQTSIENDPGIKNLLSYCSNNNSTQTCTESTGKQDKLMNLLLNCISTSIAASTKEDTINSSRSNKSVNVEINLNMQNPDTEGTFETSRPIENKEPVTIEPVFNKNSEGVSEIKESVSLLDRLKTWAPNLGFFKGKSNICGDCTKAALEIGSLTAKHSCNLGWATQEPDANAKNYAYLHVPSVNNDIKTQLDCKLVPNLRKSIFKPRYQTRTSTNQGDGTYPRIESRSISMQGTRNINIPILNSSAQNVGSNTIVPDMQRFQNYSNGKHLTPNPIPTDFGGKYIANENNNGYFVSQNISSVRASNIMHDNHSSYNSFNCHSENFFSQPHFVPLKMGTAPLNMQDINTNSTPSWTPKATFIPATRAFHNAPRIIHPVNTGIPSYVQDLYGARNTHVGHTCAIHGSPIDLSNGWNPNSQLVSSKSVVDTLNFLGKLNHKY from the coding sequence atgaatgaaAATTTAGGAACCATTCAACAGGCTAACACTGTTGTATTCCCAGCTAAATCCGCTGAGAAAAAGGTCGTAGATCGTAAGAGGTTGGCAGAAAACTTGAGAAGGTCCATTGAGGCACATAAGAATAGGTTGGCCATGGCAAGAAAATCTTCTAAACAAGAACCATCCAGATCAACAACTGAATCAAGAACTACATTAGGGAATAGGTATATACATAATGTAAGGAAATTTGGACATGATACTGCCTCTGAACAAATTCATGTGCCCACCTCAATGAAGCATACTCAGAGTTCACTTAACAAAATTCATGCCACTGCAACTATACCGTATGTCAATCCAAATTGCAAGGTGCATGGTATTAATAACAATGGAATATCAAGTTTGAATGAGCCTAGTCCAATGAATATTCAGATTGTAACCCCTAATGCATCTGGGAACAGTGCAGGATTTGATAATCATAGCGTACAATATTGCAGCGCTAGAGTTTGCGTAAATTCACCGTCAAGTGATACTGCTATAGGTAATACAGCTTCCATCGATGATAAACATGTTTTAAAGAATGCTGAATTATCTGAAAATGGCACTATCAAGGATACATCCTCCGATGATCTCAGAAAATTGATATTAGGGTCGGGTATTTCGGAAGACAACATATTGGAGCTTTTGAGGCACGTTGtgatggaaattttaaCGGGAAAACAATCAGTAACCCAGACCAGTATTGAAAATGATCCAGGTATTAAAAATCTTTTATCGTATTGTTCTAATAATAATTCTACGCAAACATGCACAGAATCTACTGGAAAACAGGACAAATTGATGAATTTACTATTAAACTGTATTTCTACCTCAATAGCTGCATCAACTAAGGAGGATACTATTAATAGCTCTAGAAGTAACAAAAGTGTTAATGTAGAAATAAATTTGAATATGCAAAACCCTGATACAGAAGGAACGTTTGAAACTAGCAGGCCCATAGAAAACAAAGAACCTGTTACGATTGAACCAGTTTTTAACAAAAATTCAGAGGGTGTATCTGAGATTAAAGAATCAGTTTCATTACTGGATAGACTAAAAACATGGGCTCCAAACCTGGGTTTTTTCAAGGGTAAATCTAATATATGCGGGGACTGCACTAAAGCTGCCCTAGAGATAGGATCATTGACGGCCAAGCATAGTTGCAATTTGGGATGGGCTACCCAGGAGCCGGATGCTAACGCAAAAAATTATGCTTATCTACATGTCCCTAGCGTTAACAACGATATCAAGACGCAATTAGATTGTAAATTGGTTCCGAATCTTCGTAAATCCATATTTAAGCCAAGGTATCAAACTAGAACATCAACAAACCAAGGTGATGGTACATATCCGAGAATAGAATCTAGGAGCATTTCCATGCAAGGAACTAGGAATATAAATATTCCGATTTTAAATTCATCTGCACAAAATGTAGGATCTAATACTATTGTGCCTGATATGCAACGATTTCAGAATTATAGCAACGGTAAACATTTGACACCAAATCCGATTCCAACTGACTTTGGTGGAAAGTATATTGCAAATGAGAACAATAATGGTTATTTTGTATCACAAAATATCTCTTCTGTGCGTGCTTCGAATATTATGCATGATAATCACTCTTCTTACAACAGTTTTAATTGTCATAGCGAAAACTTCTTCTCACAACCACATTTCGTTCCACTGAAGATGGGAACAGCGCCATTAAATATGCAGGATATTAATACAAATTCCACACCTAGTTGGACACCAAAGGCTACTTTTATTCCTGCAACACGCGCATTTCATAACGCTCCTCGCATTATACACCCGGTGAATACCGGTATTCCCAGTTATGTGCAGGATTTATATGGAGCAAGGAACACACATGTGGGTCATACTTGCGCTATACATGGAAGTCCTATAGATTTAAGCAACGGTTGGAACCCAAATTCACAACTTGTGAGCTCCAAGAGTGTTGTTGATACACTCAACTTCCTAGGAAAGCTTAATCATAAATATTAG
- a CDS encoding conserved hypothetical protein (encoded by transcript BEWA_051700A), producing MESEDLEELLESVFDLEEDDWHEIYAAEGTPLPSQLRWIANEGSYVVKDQILAILSPLHEDEQTSDHKYVTCVEENESDVTNDKGVQCLNADEFDLSGKNGNCSNMEIDLVSASNVDNNYEDISANLSTKKPDNLLLRSTVSGKLHRLVPNLAEIKTKSDILGRIESSECNHEVVIHGLCVYCSTLVNPPKEDDYDIDQSDPKRRCGSFDQVVPGFITNDSAMRINSSLAYDMEYNEILKVLQKRKLCLVLDLDNTLLHASSQKLPSDVYVDEIDFLSKDADIFKDVQYNDDEGTLKLRKKFESSIIQTMVYNESETMCCKSYFKLRPGVFKFLKEMSAKFELYLFTMGTKQHASSSLKILDPKRIYFGNRIFCRNDSRSSMKSLDRIFPKHKNLVLIVDDTEHVWTCNLGLIKIHPYFFFPDLSYLQFQDIRTLTRISAALQAPGTYSNFVWHMLEEKISEKTDSTNADKNDEQLKDGDGFLIPSAIKRKIINYNNLFISNERPSNIYINPINELSEKSSNTQDNHNSTELFKKVYVRDNDAQLLNISELLEKVHSMYYDEFDRVVDGFSTDSIAVEYNTSSYDEPTSKNISHEGNSKYKQSYSLDMVKQLLDTKTLPEAGTILQDIRKNVMSKVCLYANPRDFTCPKTGRIVDFLAHSDFGQWASKFGAKITISFDESVTHYLCNNPHNDEIQFKHNAKKVHVKWLEAVLYTWKLVEEDKFNASNWSDPIRSFWDLL from the exons ATGGAGTCTGAGGATCTAGAG GAACTATTGGAATCTGTATTCGATCTCGAAGAAGATGATTGGCATGAAATATATGCGGCAGAAGGTACTCCCTTGCCTTCACAGCTCCGATGGATTGCAAACGAAGGTTCCTATGTGGTTAAGGACCAGATTCTTGCCATCCTCAGCCCATTAcatgaagatgaacaaaCCAGCGATCATAAATATGTGACTTGTGTTGAGGAAAACGAATCTGATGTAACGAATGATAAGGGAGTTCAATGTTTAAATGCTGACGAATTTGATTTGtctggaaaaaatggaaattgTTCAAATATGGAAATAGATCTAGTCAGTGCTTCAAACGTTGATAATAATTATGAAGATATTTCAGCTAATTTATCTACAAAAAAACCTGATAACCTTCTTCTTAGAAGTACTGTAAGTGGAAAACTACATAGATTGGTACCGAATTTAGCTGAAATTAAAACTAAAAGCGATATTTTAGGTAGAATAGAATCAAGTGAATGCAATCATGAGGTTGTAATACACGGGTTATGTGTTTATTGTTCCACGCTTGTGAACCCTCCCAAAGAAGATGATTATGATATTGATCAGTCCGATCCAAAGAGAAGATGCGGCTCTTTTGATCAAGTTGTGCCTGGTTTTATTACAAATGATAGCGCAATGCGAATAAATTCGTCACTAGCATATGATATGGAGTATAATGAAATCCTGAAAGTTTTGCAAAAACGAAAGCTCTGTCTAGTGCTCGATTTAGATAATACCTTGTTACACGCTTCTTCTCAAAAATTACCGTCGGACGTTTATGTAGATGAAATTGATTTTTTGAGTAAAGATGCAGATATATTTAAGGATGTACAGTATAATGATGATGAAGGTACTTTGAAATTGCGGAAAAAGTTTGAAAGTAGCATTATACAAACTATGGTTTATAATGAATCCGAAACCATGTGTTGTAAAAGTTACTTCAAGCTTAGACCTGGTGTATTCAAGTTTTTAAAGGAAATGAGTGCAAAATTTGAGTTGTATTTATTCACAATGGGAACTAAACAACACGCTTCCAGTTCCCTTAAAATTCTAGACCCAAAACGAATTTACTTTGGAAATCGCATATTCTGTAGAAACGATTCTAGATCATCTATGAAATCGCTCGATCGTATTTTCCCAAAGCACAAAAACTTGGTGCTTATAGTTGATGATACTGAACATGTATGGACCTGCAACCTAGGCCTTATAAAAATTCATCCCTATTTCTTTTTTCCGGACCTATCATATCTACAATTCCAAGATATCAGAACACTTACAAGGATATCAGCAGCTTTACAGGCACCTGGAACATATTCTAATTTTGTTTGGCATATGTTGGAGGAAAAAATCTCGGAAAAAACGGATAGTACGAATGCTGACAAAAATGATGAACAGTTAAAAGATGGAGATGGGTTTTTGATACCATCAGCGATTAAAAGAAAGATTATTAACTATAACAATTTGTTTATTTCTAATGAGAGGCCCTCCAATATTTACATAAACCCTATCAACGAACTTAGTGAGAAAAGTTCTAACACGCAGGATAACCACAACAGTACTGAGTTATTTAAAAAGGTCTATGTAAGGGATAATGATGCGCAGCttttaaatatttctgAACTCCTGGAAAAAGTGCACTCAATGTATTATGACGAATTCGATCGAGTGGTTGATGGGTTTTCGACTGACTCAATTGCAGTGGAATATAACACATCCTCATATGATGAGCCAACTAGCAAGAATATATCACACGAAGGAAATTCTAAATACAAACAATCATATTCACTGGATATGGTGAAGCAGTTACTGGATACCAAGACGCTTCCAGAAGCCGGGACTATTCTACAGGACATACGAAAAAATGTTATGTCTAAAGTCTGTCTATATGCTAATCCACGTGATTTTACATGTCCTAAAACCGGAAGAATTGTTGACTTTTTGGCTCATTCGGATTTTGGTCAGTGGGCCTCTAAATTTGGGGCAAAAATTACGATCTCCTTTGATGAATCTGTTACACATTACTTGTGCAACAACCCTCATAATGATGAGATTCAGTTCAAGCATAATGCTAAAAAAGTACATGTAAAATGGCTAGAAGCAGTTCTTTATACTTGGAAGTTGgttgaagaagataaatttAATGCTAGTAATTGGAGCGATCCAATAAGATCATTTTGGGATCTCTTGTAA
- a CDS encoding conserved hypothetical protein (encoded by transcript BEWA_051680A), with the protein MAEYAEAESPADNHMEADPNLFEDDTFEETFERPKKPKRLNKLKKHDSYKRKRLNVSAFLDTEAQVGEEDDENYEDDSLLPDESTEAERLENRSRLRRLQEDQSQRREGRRVGGTGYLETAIDKLAKRYQDQTFEEDEDGYISETPERVQYDEIEETTALMPDFGDPKLWIIKTTRRGSDRVLAISLLNKFLKMQSEGRNMGIYSCFVPDGVSGYIYVEADTKAVVLEALAEFRQINLNTIKIVPMNEMLNVFTTGTDSVYIPMVDEYVRVKFGRYGGDLGQVFESDELSSAITIKLIPRLDPEVYNLRSLDGDRLDADNINDFDAYKVGKDTKLRKNRKPPRKFFDRESVELNGGFIEQGITPGTYKYQGFTFLESGHILIRMNVKRVITGDSVNATLTELKEFNIDKIDGNISETVGMGISRAPKKLLHYYKLGECVRVIKGELVSIIGKIISIDNEEVEIQPKNDEVPAFKIHYTSIIKHFEEGDNVRAIGGMNEGETGLISMINEANKIAVIFSPQSGQEFKCGLEYLTCIPKEGASSNALGAFNGYSINDLVQTSTGTVGIVIGIDRSGMFSILTEDGTKIKCTASQVICKRSSFGNTCKDFNHQPIELKSRVMVVRGAYRHKSGQVLHLWKNTVFLFLESGETISVHSESCLATTHSAPIYNNREKIAGKKGAVFRKSPLVGKTVKILQGRHKGLFGDITNVEPTQFTILLKIKAKVVRYPKGDCVVVDNWHTTMREQSRSFSSLKPSITKRSADTFKNQITTSETPQTADLLHGNNELPAWALRGVCIQVIGSGTYQGKIGVVGEVVPKMADTSLHVLHVLIDDDYIAIATESVVPVRPKAPGETVLVLMRSEDKIATVIRVDDQIATVQTLSGHILDLQTNDLVVYSEYS; encoded by the exons ATGGCAGAATATGCTGAAGCAGAGTCTCCTGCGGACAATCACATGGAGGCGGATCCTAATTTGTTCGAAGATGACACATTTGAGGAGACCTTCGAAAGGCCAAAAAAACCTAAACGTTTAAATAAGTTGAAAAAACATGATTCTTataaaaggaaaagattaAACGTCTCGGCATTTTTGGATACAGAGGCCCAG GTTGGCGAAGAAGATGACGAGAATTATGAGGATGATTCGCTTCTCCCTGATGAATCGACTGAAGCGGAACGCTTGGAGAATAGAAGTAGATTAAGGCGGCTTCAAGAGGACCAATCTCAGAG ACGTGAAGGACGTAGAGTTGGTGGAACGGGATATTTAGAAACTGCCATCGATAAACTAGCTAAAAGATACCAGGATCAGACGTttgaagaggatgaagatgggTATATCTCTGAAACTCCAGAGAGAGTTCAGTATGATGAAATAGAAGAAACAACAGCATTGATGCCAGATTTTGGAGATCCCAAATTATGGATTATAAAAACCACACGTAGAGGTTCAGACAGAGTTCTAGCTATATCTTTGCTaaacaaatttttaaagatgCAGTCTGAGGGCCGTAATATGGGTATATACTCGTGTTTTGTGCCAGACGGGGTATCGGGATATATTTACGTTGAAGCCGATACAAAAGCTGTTGTTTTGGAAGCTTTGGCTGAATTTAGGCAAATTAATCTCAACACTATTAAAATTGTTCCTATGAATGAGATGCTCAATGTGTTCACAACAG GTACAGATTCCGTTTATATTCCTATGGTTGATGAATACGTACGTGtaaaatttggaagataCGGTGGTGATTTGGGCCAAGTGTTTGAATCTGATGAACTGAGTTCAGCGATAACAATAAAGCTTATACCCAGACTTGATCCGGAAGTATACAACTTGCGTTCTTTGGATGGAGATCGTTTAGATGCAGATAACATAAATGACTTTGATGCGTATAAAGTTGGTAAAGACACAAAGCTTCGCAAAAATAGGAAACCTCCAAGAAAGTTTTTCGACAGAGAAAGTGTGGAGTTAAATGGTGGTTTTATAGAGCAGGGTATTACACCTGGAACGTACAAATATCAAGGATTTACATTTTTGGAGAGTGGTCATATCCTAATTAGAATGAATGTAAAACGTGTTATAACTGGTGACTCGGTAAATGCAACACTTACGGAATTAAAGGAGTTCAATATTGACAAGATAGACGGAAACATATCTGAGACCGTTGGAATGGGCATTTCCAGAGCTCCAAAGAAACTTCTCCATTATTACAAATTGGGAGAGTGTGTAAGAGTTATAAAGGGCGAATTAGTTAGTATCATTGGTAAAATAATATCAAtagataatgaagaagtGGAAATACAGCCTAAGAATGATGAAGTTCCAGCGTTCAAGATACATTACACCTCAATTATAAAACACTTTGAAGAAGGTGATAATGTTAGAGCCATAGGTGGTATGAATGAAGGCGAGACTGGCCTCATCTCTATGATAAACGAGGCAAACAAAATTGCAGTTATTTTTTCTCCACAGTCTGGTCAGGAATTCAAATGCGGTCTTGAATATTTGACTTGTATTCCAAAGGAAGGTGCTAGTTCTAATGCACTAGGAGCATTTAATGGCTATTCAATAAACGATCTTGTACAAACAAGCACCGGTACAGTTGGAATTGTGATTGGAATAGATCGATCTGGAATGTTTTCAATATTGACCGAGGATGGgacaaaaataaaatgcACTGCTTCTCAGGTTATTTGTAAGAGAAGTTCATTTGGAAATACCTGTAAAGATTTTAACCACCAGCCTATTGAGTTGAAAAGTAGAGTAATGGTTGTTAGAGGTGCCTATAGGCATAAGAGTGGTCAAGTGCTACACCTTTGGAAAAATACCGTATTTTTGTTCCTTGAGTCCGGAGAAACTATATCGGTTCACTCAGAGTCTTGCTTGGCTACTACACATTCAGCACCAATATACAACAATAGGGAAAAAATAGCGGGAAAGAAGGGTGCTGTTTTCAGGAAATCACCTCTTGTGGGTAAAACAGTTAAGATATTACAAGGCAGACATAAAGGTCTTTTTGGAGATATAACTAATGTAGAGCCCACTCAGTTTACAatacttttaaaaataaaggcAAAAGTGGTGAGATACCCAAAGGGAGACTGCGTGGTTGTAGATAATTGGCATACAACAATGAGAGAACAATCGAGAAGTTTCTCTTCCTTGAAACCTTCAATCACAAAACGAAGTGCTGATACATTTAAAAACCAAATTACGACGTCTGAGACACCACAGACTGCAGATTTACTGCATGGAAATAATGAACTTCCAGCCTGGGCGTTGCGTGGTGTTTGTATTCAGGTAATTGGAAGTGGCACATACCAGGGCAAAATTGGTGTTGTTGGTGAAGTTGTTCCAAAAATGGCTGACACTAGTTTGCATGTGCTTCATGTACTCATAGACGATGACTATATTGCTATCGCTACCGAATCAGTTGTACCAGTTCGACCTAAAGCACCAGGTGAGACTGTTTTGGTATTAATGAGATCGGAGGATAAAATCGCAACCGTAATAAGGGTGGATGATCAAATAGCCACAGTACAGACTCTGAGCGGACATATACTGGATCTTCAAACTAATGATTTGGTAGTTTACAGCGAGTATTCGTAG
- a CDS encoding conserved hypothetical protein (encoded by transcript BEWA_051710A) has translation MNKQQFIPVNLYFHTNKQEWRARYIDNGVKKAKHFSCKRYNYKRAYLLGTVFMRYLHNEADLPSNEFLTLWLSVVQNFKSLEENYKPKEPVNKECRFSSRIRRTTQTENVQVENLNEVLDYLHVDNREFMNKVIDDVEFKTFISKPSSPSIPDIHIGGLRNDAEQLYQALSKYKARPNVPSDNPLRVKEIKVEPSKNSLHNTFMRIFGKISNSITISKNVKLEESDPKDSSREGTSKPSDDKAPDESHDRKSNYANFDLKSQVSLLKRINNTLLKDVHPLLVKQLESGNTMHESFDIFSSDPLNTLLDTLESIIDHNKRIIKKMCPDMDSEVEQFCHPPSLKYPLDTFSQDLICDVRMSNILEEPIINMQNPRNSLYDQANSGYLPKPSNHSAIIKEEDNEKMDDKNLKQSMEYRKICNEKLRSLIEQTEDLDSDDFYTVVSKCIDDESKAMSDLESLIKISNRTGNKLQDEHSLLFGTKLYDVDGEYRNKHIQVSYVNGKIIPSSAMHLQHEFSRKDTGIVLRGRDKIDVYFDVLLKNLTKYKNQGSYILQILGTMSFIDKKINSIVAQYEKMHRALYRYHSEHKDADSTHALEELLNLEVLHIVCETLIETKMKFINQIYGNVNAQLGILHSIMPAKYYDAFTRILYGIK, from the exons ATGAATAAACAGCAGTTCATTCCAGTCAATCTCTACTTCCATACTAACAAACAG GAGTGGAGAGCAAGATATATTGATAATGGAGTAAAGAAGGCTAAGCACTTTTCTTGTAAACGCTACAACTACAAGAGAGCCTATTTGCTGG GAACTGTTTTTATGAGATATCTACACAATGAAGCTGATTTACCTAGCAACGAATTTTTAACTCTTTGGCTTTCAGTAGTTCAGAACTTTAAGAGTTTAGAAGAGAATTATAAACCCAAAGAGCCAGTAAATAAAGAGTGCAGATTTAGTTCCAGAATAAGGCGTACTACACAGACAGAAAATGTCCAAGTGGAGAATTTGAATGAAGTTTTGGATTATCTTCACGTTGACAATCGTGAGTTTATGAACAAGGTAATCGATGATGTGGAGTTTAAGACTTTTATTTCAAAGCCATCATCACCAAGTATACCTGATATACATATTGGAGGCCTAAGAAATGATGCTGAACAGCTCTACCAGGCCTTGAGCAAATATAAAGCTAGGCCTAACGTTCCCAGTGACAACCCTCTGCGAGTTAAAGAGATTAAGGTGGAGCCAAGTAAAAATTCTCTCCACAATACCTTCATGAGAATATTTGGTAAGATATCTAACAGCATTACTATatccaagaatgttaaGTTAGAGGAATCAGATCCCAaagattcttctagagaAGGTACATCAAAACCCAGTGATGATAAAGCTCCTGATGAATCGCATG ATCGTAAATCCAATTATGCAAATTTTGACCTGAAAAGTCAGGTCTCACTTTTGAAGAGGATTAATAATACACTTTTAAAAGATGTTCACCCTTTATTAGTAAAACAACTTGAATCAGGAAATACAATGCACGAAAgttttgatatattttctaGTGACCCATTAAATACCCTATTAGATACGTTGGAATCTATAATAGATCATAACAAACGTATaataaagaagatgtgTCCAGACATGGATTCTGAAGTAGAACAATTTTGTCATCCACCTTCGTTAAAGTATCCCTTGGATACATTTTCGCAGGATCTAATATGTGATGTGAGGATGTCGAACATACTCGAAGAACCTATTATTAACATGCAAAACCCGCGTAATAGCCTTTATGATCAGGCTAATTCGGGTTATTTACCAAAGCCTTCTAATCACTCCGCTATAATAAAGGAGGAGGATAATGAAAAAATGGACgataaaaatttaaaacaatcTATGGAATACAGAAAGATTTGTAACGAAAAACTTCGAAGTTTAATTGAGCAGACGGAAGATTTAGATTCCGATGATTTCTATACTGTTGTTTCAAAGTGTATAGATGATGAATCCAAAGCAATGAGCGATTTGGAATCTTTAATTAAGATTAGCAATCGCACTGGAAATAAACTACAGGATGAACACAGTTTATTATTTGGTACAAAGCTTTATGATGTTGACGGAGAATATAGAAATAAACACATACAGGTCTCCTATGTAAACGGCAAAATAATTCCATCTTCAGCAATGCATCTTCAACACGAATTTTCCAGAAAAG ATACCGGCATAGTTTTACGTGGACGCGATAAAATTGatgtatattttgatgTATTGTTAAAGAATCTaacaaaatacaaaaatcAGGGATCATATATATTACAGATTTTGGGTACAATGTCATTTATAGACAAAAAGATCAATTCGATAGTAGCTCAGTACGAAAAGATGCATAGAGCTCTTTATAGATATCATAGTGAACACAAAGATGCCGATTCTACACATGCTTTGGAGGAATTGCTTAACCTGGAAGTTTTGCATATAGTCTGCGAAACTTTGATTGAAACAAAGATGAAGTTCATCAATCAGATTTATGGTAATGTGAATGCACAACTCGGAATACTGCATTCTATTATGCCTGCAAAATACTATGATGCTTTCACCAGAATTCTCTATGGAATTAAGTAA
- a CDS encoding conserved hypothetical protein (encoded by transcript BEWA_051720A): MRSISSSRSRSMSLSRSVSTKRSMSLDNTTNTGNNNTNKPRTYSKDTSTDSKRGTRRGFRYSSSVDSTSSYDNKYHNYKKFKERSLSKNKRRKTRRSVSRSFDRYRSRSAKRRSRDSHRHSSRDSRKGHHRHSRRVRKYSSSRSRSPKRDRYSRRSTDSLGRDRRTDHRRPSDRDFKNSTDRHTKGHRDDPERAHRKSVDRRNTYKSPRRDYNRRDLSNEKFATERKYRSSRSHSSFEKRRSRRSFHRKSPGRDRTSPYRIRNRGYDPAMNREADTFRFVNRRNAIGKTRDHGHRRDFKAILQNQNFLKRELSGLRKNGLLKEDEKLLKVDRNEHTPFLLKIATQFDDEMEGDKKNEELHLYVWLDTSLRDIVNLVKDICPRTRTENKFWVFKQISDGNVGDEVGNLHCNKLNYKEDSKTLASFKFSIGNSLSLSFKE; the protein is encoded by the exons ATGAGAAGCATTTCTAGTAGTAGAAGTCGTTCTATGAGCTTGAGCCGCAGTGTCTCTACAAAACGCAGCATGAGCCTTGATAATACAACAAATACTGGCAATAATAATACGAATAAACCAAGAACATACAGTAAAGATACATCTACAGATAGCAAACGTGGAACAAGGAGGGGATTTAGGTATTCTAGCAGTGTGGACAGTACTAGTTCCTATGATAATAAATATCATAATTAcaaaaaatttaaagaaaGATCCTTGagtaaaaacaaaagacGTAAAACTCGGCGCTCTGTATCGAGAAGTTTCGATAGATACAGAAGCAGAAGTGCAAAGAGACGCTCTAGAGATTCGCATAGGCATTCAAGCAGAGATAGTCGGAAAGGTCATCACAGACACTCTAGACGCGTGCGTAAGTATTCTTCAAGTAGATCAAGGAGCCCCAAAAGGGATAGATACTCAAGGAGATCCACTGATAGTCTGGGTAGAGATAGGCGCACAGACCATCGGAGACCATCAGATAGggattttaaaaattctaCAGATAGACACACAAAAGGCCATAGAGATGATCCTGAACGAGCTCATAGGAAATCTGTTGATAGGAGGAATACATATAAATCTCCAAGGAGAGATTACAATCGTAGAGATTTAAGCAATGAAAAATTTGCCACTGAAAGAAAGTATAGATCATCTAGAAGTCACAGTAGTTTCGAAAAGAGGCGTTCCAGACGATCTTTTCACAGAAAATCTCCAGGTAGAGATCGTACAAGTCCATATAGGATCCGGAATAGAGGATACGACCCAGCTATGAATAGGGAAGCTGATACTTTTAGATTTGTAAATAGAAGGAATGCTATCGGAAAAACTAGAGACCATGGACACAGAAGAGATTTTAAAGcaattttacaaaatcaGAACTTTTTGAAGAGAG AACTATCGGGGCTCCGCAAGAACGGACTTcttaaagaagatgaaaaactTTTAAAGGTGGATAGAAATGAGCACACTCCATTCCTGTTAAAGATTGCTACGCagtttgatgatgaaatgGAAGGTGATAAAAAAAATGAAGAGCTGCATCTATATGTCTGGCTTGACACAAGCCTCAGAGATATCGTCAACCTTGTCAAGGATATATGCCCTAGAACTAGGACTGAGAATAAATTCTGGGTTTTCAAGCAAATTTCAG ATGGAAACGTTGGAGATGAAGTTGGAAACCTTCACTGTAATAAGTTGAATTATAAGGAGGATTCTAAAACTTTGGCTTCATTTAAGTTCTCTATAGGGAACTCACTATCGCTTTCATTTAAAGAGTAA